Genomic segment of Bacteroides intestinalis DSM 17393:
TCCATTTGGCAAAGATCTTTCGTACCCATTTCTGGTTTTGAGGCAGATCAAAATCCGTATCCGGTTCGTTTTTCATTACGTCGGATGGGGGGACGGGAGAATACGGTAAAAGCCTGTTCTGCGTGCGCGTAGGAATATGAGAAACGCTATCTTTCTTGTGATATGCTTCTTCAAACTGTTTTTGCAGGAAATTCCAGGTGTCAGTTCCCGGTTTCAGATTGAATGAATGAGTGAGGAAGTTATCCGGAGCTGTATTTTCGTCCATGCGGCGTACCAAATAAGAGATTGCATTCAGGAAGTGTTCATCTTTCACTACCGGTGCATATAGTATGATGTGATTACCCAGTTGCGACTGTGCACGCCATACATGGTCGGCCATACCTTCCAACATCTCAAATGTCATATACTCTGAACTGTTGTTTTTCTGGCTTAACAGGTAAGCGTAGGCTATTGTGAACAGGTTATGCGAAGCCACTCCGATGTGCAACGCTTTTGCATTTTCGGGCAGCAGGGCGCGTTCCAGAATATGCAGGTAGTTTGCATCTACTTCCGTTTTTGTGGAAAGTATGGGGTTGGGCCAGCCGCGCAAGGAAGAAATCACGGTTTCCATTTCCAGATTGCAACCTTTTACAAGGCGCATTTTGAGTGGTGCACCTCCCTCAGCCACGCGTGCCTTTGCAAATTCCAACAATTCCGTCTGGAAATCATAGGCATCGGGCAGATAAGCTTGTACAACGATACCGGCTGAATAGTCTCTGAATTCCGGTTTGCTTAGTACAGTTTTAAACAGGCGTAAAGTAAAGTGTGAATCTTTATATTCTTCCATATCCAGATTGACAAACTTCGCATGTTTCACTCCGTTTTCATCTGTATGGGGGAAGTCTATTGCTTTTTGGTAAAGAGCGGACATGCGTTTCACCAGTTCCGGGAAACTCTCTTCATAATTCAAAGCATGCGTCTGGGCATAGATGCCGGATATCTTTACGGAGATATAGTTAATATCCGGAGCTTCCAATGCTTCCAGGTAATGATAGTAACGGTGATCTGCTTCCCCATTGCCTAAAACGACTTCACCCAGTAGGTTCACATTTTGTCCAACCTTTTGCTGTGCACGTTCAGACAGGTGTCGGGTTAACTTGGGACGCGCTTCATCAAGGATAACTTTAGATGTATCCATGCGTAAGCGTTTCTTTATAATAGGTATGGCAATGAAGTCGAAATGATGTCCGAAGGCTTGGTACATTTTAAAGAGGAAAGTATCCCGCTTGTTCAGGAATTCAGGTACTCCATAGCGGTCTATCAGAGTCTTAATGCGGGCGGCAAGTTTTTTGCGATCACGTATCTGCGAAGATTCATCCAGCATTTTCACCAGGAACTTCTTGTCCTGCGGGCGTTGCACCATGACGGCATACTTGTGCTGTTCTTTGCGCTCTTCGTTTGTGATGGTTTGCTCACACGTGTTGTGTAGCTTCAGTACCCATTCTTGTACTTCGGCTATGGTAGGTTTATTATCCATAATCTATTCATGTTTAGTAAATGACTGAAAATAAATATCACTCGCGAACTAAAAACATGAATAAAGGGTGGGACTGAACATTACGGCACGATACCGGTGCAAGGTCTGGAGAGCTTGCTGGGAAAACCGGTCAAAGATTAATCTTCTACCCATAGTACAGTGATGTTAAAGGTTAATGTATGCCTGATGCAAATATACACTAATTCTTTTATTATCAAAGAGAAAGGGCAGAAAAAACTTTGAAGGCGCAGCTATTCTAATACTCCTTCTGGAATTGCCGGAATGGTATTGAATGCCCCGATAATGGGATAGTCGGTATCATCCACTGTCATTGTTAAAAGTGGTTTTATGATAATGTCATTTCTTGTAGAGGCGTCTTTGGGGACAAGTTCTTTCCAATCTACATCCAGGTAGCGTTGTATGAGGCCAAGTATAGCGTAACTCGTGATACCGTTTTCCATTTCAAACTTGAAATTATGCGGTGTGGGCGGAATTGTTGCATCTGTAAAGTTTCCTTTTGTATCGGCCGAATAGTTCAATGTGAGATAAGGTATGGCATCGGTAGAAGATGAAGCTTCCGTGACATGTTCTGTTTTTGACGAAAAGCTGTAGATACCTTTGGCAATGAGGTGATCCGAAACTTTGTGCTTTGAATCAGCGTAAGGGAAGAAATAGCACTCCAATCCGGAACGGTGTTGGAGTGTTGTTCTCTAATTTGTCGTCATCACAACTCGTGAAGCTGATTACGGATATTAACAGGAATATCCAGAATAAGTGTTTTGTTTTCATCTTGCTTTATTTCAGGGCAAATATAGGCTTTTAAAGTTTAAATCCCAAAATTGTATATGATATTTGGGATTATCTGTTGACGGAATTGATTCTTTGCGGAAAAGATGTGAATCAAAGGTTGCTGATGACTTTCTTGTTAGTTTGTTGATAATCAGCTAATAGTATTTACCGTGTGCTTATCATAAGATGTAAAAGCGTTTACCGCCGTATGTAACGGTCTTTACCCCTTATTGTAACGGCCTTTACCTCGGCGTGTAACGGTCTTTACCTCTGCATGTAAATGGAGTTACCGTGTGGAGTGAACAAAGTTACCATTTGGGGTATCCCGCTATCACTTTATCACACTACCACTTTATCACACTTTATTCATAACCCGTCTTCAACTATTGATTTGTATTATTTCTAAAAAGCCTCATTACCGTACTATATAATAGTAGCGGTAATGAGGCTTTTTAGAAAAGGAATAGTGTATTCGCTTACTTTACTTCCCAAATATCATTCGTCATCAACAGTTCCTTGAAGTTGTGATACTTCTTCTTTGCTGATACTTCTTCAATCTGTTCCATTACAGCATCGTCATAAGTCGGAGCTTCCACATCGCGGATTACACCGAGAGCAACCGGGAAGTCAGGACCTTCCATCAAAGCCAATTTCAGTTGCAATGTATTATCCATGCAGTGTGCATCATGAATGAGGATATCCTTTTCTGTGATACCGTTCTCGCCCAACTTTACAACTTTCAGTCCGAAACCTTCCTGCATCAATCCAAACTCTTTGTTCTCACCGAAAAGCATTGGCTTACCGTGTTCCAGGTAGATAGCATTCTTGGCACGTCCGTCTTTGTTGTATACAGAGTCGTAGGTTCCGTCATTGAAGATAACGCAGTGTTGCAAAATCTCACACACAGCGGCTCCTTTATGGTTAGCAGCAGCCTTCAGAACTTCTCCTGTGCCGGGACCATCTGTGGCTACACAGCGTGCAAAGAAACGTCCACGGGCACCGAAGCAGAGTTCAGCTGGGTGGAACGGATCTTCTACTGTACCAT
This window contains:
- a CDS encoding 2-oxoacid:ferredoxin oxidoreductase subunit beta; its protein translation is MSEYTAKDFKKGQPRWCPGCGDHFFLNSLHKALAEIGVKPWETAVISGIGCSSRLPYYMNTYAMQTIHGRAAAISTGCKVTNPNLSVWQVSGDGDGLAIGGNHFIHAIRRNIDINILLLNNRIYGLTKGQYSPTSPRGFVSKSSPYGTVEDPFHPAELCFGARGRFFARCVATDGPGTGEVLKAAANHKGAAVCEILQHCVIFNDGTYDSVYNKDGRAKNAIYLEHGKPMLFGENKEFGLMQEGFGLKVVKLGENGITEKDILIHDAHCMDNTLQLKLALMEGPDFPVALGVIRDVEAPTYDDAVMEQIEEVSAKKKYHNFKELLMTNDIWEVK